In one window of Ostrinia nubilalis chromosome 21, ilOstNubi1.1, whole genome shotgun sequence DNA:
- the LOC135082330 gene encoding very long chain fatty acid elongase AAEL008004-like, which yields MGTLVENITQYYHYVNDDLADPRTNNFPLVSSPLPIMTIMYVYHRFVRSWGPAFMANRPPYNLKKVIIAYNVIQIFLSIYLAMQCLTRLYMPGYYSLWCQKIIYEDTPLERVVVSRVWLYYIIKIIDLLDTVFFVLRKKYSQISFLHVYHHLGMCMLGFIGTKYVPGGHGIMLGFINSMVHAVMYSYYLISIVRAHWVRHWWKKYITQLQILQFLLLILHFGHVLFEPSCEYPKWISFMFLPHNIFILFLFSDFYIKEYILKKNRNKSK from the exons ATGGGGACGCTTGTGGAAAACATCACTCAGTACTATCACTACGTCAACGATGACCTGGCGG ACCCCCGAACGAACAACTTCCCGCTGGTCTCCAGCCCGCTGCCCATCATGACCATCATGTACGTGTACCACCGCTTCGTGCGCTCGTGGGGGCCCGCCTTCATGGCCAACCGCCCGCCCTACAACCTGAAGAAGGTCATCATCGCCTACAACGTCATACAGATATTCCTGTCGATATACTTAGCTATGCAG TGTCTGACCAGGCTGTACATGCCCGGCTACTACAGCCTGTGGTGCCAGAAGATCATCTACGAGGACACGCCTCTGGAGCGCGTGGTCGTCAGCCGAGTCTGGCTCTACTACATCATCAAGATCATCGATCTACTAGACACG GTATTTTTCGTATTACGGAAGAAATACTCACAAATATCATTCCTTCATGTATACCATCACTTAGGCATGTGTATGCTGGGATTCATTGGAACTAAATATGTACCAG GTGGTCACGGCATCATGCTGGGCTTCATCAACTCCATGGTGCACGCGGTCATGTACAGCTACTACCTGATCTCGATCGTGCGCGCGCACTGGGTGCGCCACTGGTGGAAGAAGTACATCACACAGCTGCAGATT CTGCAGTTCCTGTTGCTGATCCTTCACTTCGGCCACGTGCTGTTCGAGCCGTCGTGCGAGTACCCCAAGTGGATCTCCTTCATGTTCCTGCCGCACAACATCTTCATTCTCTTCCTGTTCTCAGACTTCTACATCAAGGAGTatatcttaaagaaaaatagaaataagtctaagtag